A DNA window from Deinococcus malanensis contains the following coding sequences:
- the ablA gene encoding lysine 2,3-aminomutase, with amino-acid sequence MSDRHALHPQATTRSQQMLPRNYRAPKWADVPDEQWYDWKWQLKNRINSVAELEEVIRLTDSERQGASAEGIFRLDITPYFASLMDPEDPTCPVRRQVIPTHHELTPFTSMMEDSLAEDKHSPVPGLVHRYPDRVLMLVTTQCASYCRYCTRSRIVGDPSETFNPAEYEAQLNYLRNTPQVRDVLLSGGDPLTLAPKVLGRLLAELRKIEHIEIVRIGTRVPVFMPMRVTQELCDVLSENHPVWMNIHVNHPREITPEVAEACDRLTRAGVPLGNQSVLLRGINDHPVIMQKLVRELVKIRVRPYYIYQCDLVHGAGHLRTTVSKGLEIMESLRGHTSGYSVPTYVVDAPGGGGKIPVAPNYVLSHSPEKLILRNFEGYIAAYSEPTDYTGPDMAIPEDWQRKEPGQSGIFGLMEGERISIEPKEFSESRNRPGTTKHRLNSREDKWEAHGIGGGEINTGPLVHDTAVTDTAPDGMVQAPQPIETEPHPVSGD; translated from the coding sequence ATGTCCGACCGTCACGCCCTGCATCCGCAGGCCACTACCCGCAGCCAGCAGATGCTGCCCCGCAACTACCGGGCCCCAAAATGGGCCGACGTGCCCGACGAACAGTGGTACGACTGGAAATGGCAGCTCAAGAACCGCATCAACTCCGTGGCTGAGCTTGAAGAAGTGATCCGGCTCACGGACAGCGAGCGTCAGGGTGCGAGTGCCGAGGGCATTTTCCGCCTGGACATCACGCCCTACTTCGCCAGCCTGATGGACCCCGAAGACCCCACGTGCCCGGTGCGCCGTCAGGTGATTCCCACCCACCACGAGCTCACGCCCTTTACCTCCATGATGGAGGACTCACTGGCCGAGGACAAACACAGTCCCGTGCCCGGTCTGGTGCACCGCTACCCCGACCGCGTGCTGATGCTGGTGACCACCCAGTGCGCGAGCTACTGCCGCTACTGCACGCGCAGCCGCATCGTGGGTGATCCCAGTGAAACGTTTAACCCTGCCGAGTACGAGGCGCAGCTCAACTACCTGCGCAACACCCCGCAGGTGCGTGACGTGCTGCTCTCCGGCGGCGATCCCCTGACGCTGGCGCCCAAGGTGCTGGGCCGCCTGCTGGCCGAGCTGCGCAAGATCGAGCACATCGAGATCGTGCGCATCGGCACACGCGTTCCGGTGTTCATGCCCATGCGCGTGACCCAGGAGCTGTGCGACGTGCTTTCGGAGAACCACCCGGTGTGGATGAACATTCACGTCAACCACCCCCGCGAGATCACTCCGGAAGTGGCTGAAGCCTGCGACCGCCTGACCCGCGCCGGCGTGCCGCTGGGCAACCAGAGCGTGCTGCTGCGCGGCATCAATGACCACCCGGTAATCATGCAGAAGCTGGTACGCGAGCTGGTAAAGATCCGCGTGCGCCCTTACTACATCTACCAGTGCGACCTCGTGCACGGTGCTGGCCACCTCCGGACAACCGTCAGCAAGGGTCTGGAAATCATGGAAAGCCTGCGCGGCCACACCAGCGGCTACAGCGTGCCCACTTACGTGGTGGACGCGCCCGGCGGCGGCGGCAAGATTCCCGTAGCACCCAATTATGTGCTTTCGCACAGCCCCGAAAAGCTCATCCTGCGCAACTTCGAAGGCTACATCGCCGCCTACTCCGAGCCCACAGACTACACCGGCCCCGACATGGCGATCCCCGAAGACTGGCAGCGCAAGGAGCCCGGCCAGAGCGGCATTTTCGGCCTGATGGAAGGTGAGCGTATCTCCATTGAACCCAAAGAGTTCAGCGAGAGCCGCAACCGCCCCGGCACGACCAAGCACCGCCTGAACAGCCGCGAGGACAAGTGGGAAGCTCACGGAATTGGCGGAGGCGAGATCAACACTGGTCCGCTGGTCCACGACACAGCTGTGACCGACACCGCGCCCGACGGCATGGTGCAGGCCCCTCAGCCCATCGAGACCGAGCCTCACCCGGTGAGCGGCGACTGA
- a CDS encoding acetyl ornithine aminotransferase family protein, with protein MTIATKPRQPELKTALPGPSTKAIIERDAQHLSTSYMRPYPFVPDHGEGVWLTDVDGNTMLDFFAGIAVSTTGHAHPHVVKGVQDQITKFTHVCLTDYPQEITTSLAERLVRHVERPGEKWRVFFGNSGAEAVEAAVKLARNHTGRTHIISTMGSFHGRTYGAITLTGSKTKYKRGFGPLLPAVSHVPYPNPFRPPLGSTPETCGQAVIDHIESLFVGVIPADEVAAIIIEPMQGEGGYIIPPADFLPKLRALCDRHGIMLIFDEVQAGMGRSGKMFSFQHFFEHGDVQPDMITVAKGIASGMPISALLAKESVMTWPVGSHGSTYGGNPVAAAAAHATLDLLEGVVKHPDCGDNLMDNASQVGDYIMAELKKMQTQFPFLGDIRGKGLFIGLEFVKPDGSPDGALRDRASMAMFEKGLLNLDCGEAVIRISPPLILTREEAETGLEIMRQALSELK; from the coding sequence ATGACCATTGCCACCAAACCCCGCCAGCCTGAACTCAAGACCGCCCTGCCCGGCCCCAGCACGAAGGCCATCATCGAGCGAGACGCGCAGCACCTCTCTACTTCCTACATGCGCCCCTACCCGTTTGTGCCGGACCACGGTGAGGGCGTGTGGCTGACCGATGTGGACGGCAACACCATGCTGGATTTCTTCGCTGGTATCGCGGTCAGCACCACCGGGCACGCGCATCCGCACGTCGTCAAGGGGGTGCAGGACCAGATCACCAAGTTCACGCACGTCTGTCTGACCGATTACCCCCAGGAAATCACCACCAGCCTCGCGGAGCGGCTGGTCAGGCATGTCGAGCGCCCCGGCGAGAAGTGGCGTGTGTTCTTCGGCAACTCCGGCGCAGAGGCCGTCGAGGCGGCCGTCAAGCTGGCCCGCAACCATACCGGCCGGACCCACATCATTTCCACCATGGGCAGCTTCCATGGCCGGACCTACGGCGCCATCACATTGACGGGCAGCAAGACCAAGTACAAGCGCGGCTTTGGCCCGCTGCTGCCGGCAGTCAGTCACGTGCCCTACCCCAATCCGTTCCGTCCGCCGCTGGGTTCCACGCCCGAAACCTGTGGACAGGCTGTCATCGACCACATCGAGAGCCTGTTTGTGGGCGTGATTCCAGCCGATGAGGTCGCTGCGATCATCATTGAGCCGATGCAGGGTGAGGGCGGCTACATCATTCCGCCGGCCGACTTCCTGCCCAAGCTGCGCGCCCTGTGCGACAGGCACGGCATCATGCTGATTTTCGACGAGGTGCAGGCCGGCATGGGCCGCAGCGGGAAGATGTTCTCTTTCCAGCACTTTTTCGAGCACGGCGACGTACAGCCCGACATGATCACGGTGGCCAAGGGGATCGCGTCCGGCATGCCGATCAGCGCGCTGCTGGCCAAGGAAAGCGTCATGACCTGGCCGGTGGGGTCGCACGGCAGCACCTACGGCGGAAACCCGGTGGCGGCCGCCGCCGCGCACGCCACGCTGGACCTACTCGAAGGCGTGGTGAAGCACCCTGACTGCGGGGACAACCTGATGGACAACGCTTCCCAGGTGGGCGACTACATCATGGCCGAGCTGAAAAAGATGCAGACTCAGTTTCCGTTCCTGGGCGACATTCGCGGGAAGGGCCTGTTTATCGGGCTGGAATTCGTCAAGCCTGACGGCAGCCCCGACGGCGCGCTGCGCGACCGCGCGAGCATGGCCATGTTCGAGAAGGGCCTGCTGAATCTGGACTGCGGCGAGGCGGTTATCCGGATCAGCCCCCCTCTGATCCTGACCCGTGAGGAAGCCGAGACGGGTCTGGAGATCATGCGTCAGGCACTGAGTGAACTGAAGTAA
- a CDS encoding ExeM/NucH family extracellular endonuclease: MNRNVLKGSFMLLGLTALLSACGTTAPVSTYTCPADATVTAIAAVQGSGEASPLVGQTVTVRGVVTLDTQPGLSGFYLQDVRPDADNKTSDAVFVFTGTASKDVKVGDVVQVTGTVKEFNGLTEIDPVTAVTACGKTMLPLATTVTFPLTSPTALEAVEGMLVRVATPMTVTDTFTLGRFGELGLSSGGRLFVPTNGQGGSRESNRLRTLRLDDLSSRQNPATIPYLSDADPQTATRRAGDTVSNLEGVIHYANSAYKLQPTKTPIFTPTNPRTAAPKEVGGTLKVAGANVLNYFTTLGSAGRGASNPTEFARQKAKIVAELRALNADVITLMEVENNGETALDNLVAALNTAAGKTEFASVKTGKVGTDAIRMAIIYRPERVETVGSAQIDTNAVHSRPPVAQTFRDRSGKGIFTVVANHFKSKGSCPTSGDVDRGQGCWNLQRVEQAKALLDFAGRLKAIDPDVLLMGDLNAYGEEDPIKTIEAAGFESLNKRIPAEDRYSYQFNGEFGYLDHALSSSTLSAQVTGITEWHINSDEPVVLDYNIEFKKHPECTATNCTSPDLYAPTPYRSSDHDPVLVGLKLTADQ; this comes from the coding sequence ATGAATAGAAATGTCCTGAAGGGCAGCTTTATGCTGCTTGGCCTCACCGCGCTGCTTTCTGCGTGCGGAACGACTGCGCCTGTCTCCACCTACACCTGTCCGGCGGATGCCACCGTGACTGCCATCGCTGCGGTTCAGGGGTCGGGGGAAGCCAGTCCGCTGGTTGGGCAGACGGTGACTGTTCGCGGCGTGGTAACCCTGGACACTCAGCCGGGCCTGAGCGGTTTCTATCTGCAGGACGTCAGGCCTGACGCTGATAACAAGACCAGTGACGCAGTGTTCGTGTTCACCGGTACTGCGTCCAAGGACGTCAAGGTTGGCGACGTGGTGCAGGTCACCGGCACCGTCAAGGAATTCAACGGCCTGACCGAGATCGACCCGGTAACGGCCGTCACCGCCTGCGGTAAGACCATGCTGCCGCTGGCCACCACCGTGACCTTCCCACTGACCTCCCCGACCGCCCTGGAAGCCGTCGAGGGCATGCTGGTGCGGGTGGCCACGCCCATGACTGTCACAGACACGTTTACCCTGGGACGCTTTGGCGAACTCGGGCTGTCCAGCGGTGGACGCCTGTTTGTCCCCACCAACGGCCAGGGCGGCAGCAGGGAGAGCAACCGGCTGCGCACGCTGCGCCTCGATGACCTGAGCAGCCGCCAGAACCCCGCCACCATCCCGTACCTCTCCGACGCCGATCCGCAGACGGCGACCCGGCGCGCGGGGGACACTGTCAGCAACCTCGAAGGTGTCATCCACTACGCCAACAGCGCCTACAAGCTGCAGCCCACCAAGACTCCCATTTTCACGCCCACCAACCCCCGCACCGCCGCGCCCAAGGAAGTGGGCGGCACCCTGAAGGTGGCGGGTGCCAACGTGCTGAACTACTTCACCACGCTGGGCAGCGCCGGCCGTGGAGCCAGCAACCCCACCGAATTTGCGCGCCAGAAGGCCAAGATCGTGGCCGAGCTCCGCGCCCTGAATGCCGACGTCATCACCCTGATGGAAGTCGAGAACAACGGAGAGACGGCGCTTGATAACCTCGTTGCGGCGCTGAATACTGCGGCTGGCAAGACCGAGTTTGCCAGCGTGAAGACCGGAAAAGTAGGTACCGACGCCATCCGCATGGCGATCATCTACCGCCCCGAGCGTGTCGAAACGGTGGGGAGTGCCCAGATCGACACCAACGCGGTGCACTCGCGTCCGCCCGTGGCTCAGACCTTCCGTGACCGCAGCGGCAAGGGCATTTTCACCGTGGTGGCCAACCACTTCAAGAGCAAGGGAAGCTGCCCCACCAGCGGCGACGTGGACAGAGGTCAGGGCTGCTGGAACCTGCAGCGCGTGGAGCAGGCCAAGGCCCTCCTGGATTTCGCTGGCCGGCTTAAGGCGATCGACCCGGATGTGCTGCTGATGGGTGACCTGAATGCCTACGGCGAAGAAGACCCGATCAAGACCATTGAAGCAGCTGGCTTCGAGAGCCTGAACAAGCGGATTCCCGCCGAAGACCGCTACAGCTACCAGTTCAATGGCGAGTTCGGATACCTCGACCATGCACTGTCCAGCTCAACGCTGAGCGCCCAGGTTACAGGCATTACCGAGTGGCACATCAACAGCGACGAGCCTGTGGTCCTGGACTACAACATCGAGTTCAAGAAACACCCCGAGTGCACCGCGACCAACTGCACCAGCCCGGATCTGTATGCTCCCACCCCCTACCGCAGCAGTGACCACGATCCGGTCCTGGTGGGCCTGAAGCTGACGGCCGACCAGTAG
- a CDS encoding peroxiredoxin: MSLQVGHPAPPFDARSDDGRRVNLVALRGQWVVLYFYPKASTPACSMEAQRFEAALPELEQLGATVIGVSTDTEARQASFRDRCNLSFPLVPDGNKRLARDYGVVGGLRGLLGIASRETFLIDPQGRLACHWRDVNPATHAGEVLKELERRTGAC, encoded by the coding sequence ATGAGTCTTCAGGTCGGCCACCCGGCCCCGCCCTTTGATGCCCGGAGTGACGATGGCCGCCGTGTCAATCTGGTCGCACTGCGAGGACAGTGGGTTGTGCTGTACTTCTATCCAAAGGCCAGCACGCCTGCCTGCAGCATGGAGGCACAGCGCTTCGAGGCTGCACTGCCTGAGCTTGAACAGCTTGGAGCCACGGTGATTGGCGTCAGCACGGACACCGAGGCCCGGCAGGCCAGTTTCCGGGACCGTTGCAACCTGTCGTTTCCACTGGTCCCGGATGGAAATAAACGGCTGGCCCGTGACTATGGCGTGGTGGGCGGCCTGCGCGGCCTGCTGGGCATTGCTTCCCGCGAGACGTTCCTGATCGACCCGCAGGGCCGGCTGGCGTGCCACTGGCGCGACGTCAATCCGGCCACCCACGCTGGCGAGGTGCTGAAGGAACTAGAGCGGCGCACTGGCGCGTGCTAA
- the tilS gene encoding tRNA lysidine(34) synthetase TilS — MSTLLAPLRPYAGRAVVVGVSGGADSVALLRALVQVRARPVVVHLDHALRPGSAEDAAWVQAFAAQLRVGHMGTRVDVAAVAARRGWNMEDAARRIRYEVLGRGARQHGAEAVLTAHTRRDQAETVLMELLRGEAALTGIPSVRGRVRRPWLDVSRSEIEGYLEALGQDWREDPTNADVTYTRAWLRAEVMPVLAARFPGIEAALARVAKLSQQDNQALNDLAAALTPHGPREQLPLAVLRRRVAQELRAASLPFHAGHIDQLAQAHRSGETRHVTLPGGQDITVTGGALHLGGHLFASPAFSWPDGWTLRKRQAGDRIRLPGGTRKLSDLLTDLKVPRQQRDQVPLLVSGQGVEWIGLEPNIWAVGAREAAGQKADPVDTAMGEALMLAHEAALAQEVPVGAVVLDPAGRVVGRGCNTSRVDGDMTRHAELAALRAAAAELGTPYLSGCTLVVTLEPCPMCLGAALEARVGRIVYGARNPRAGALGGVSDLLTSNWGHVPTVTGGVRAKEAARLLRASFQELRRRKSESADL; from the coding sequence GTGTCCACGCTTCTGGCCCCACTGCGCCCCTACGCGGGCCGGGCGGTCGTGGTTGGTGTGTCGGGCGGCGCGGATTCGGTGGCATTGCTACGGGCACTTGTGCAGGTGCGGGCCAGACCCGTGGTCGTTCACCTCGACCATGCCCTGCGCCCCGGTTCAGCTGAGGACGCTGCCTGGGTGCAGGCATTTGCCGCACAGCTGAGAGTAGGTCACATGGGCACGCGGGTGGACGTGGCCGCAGTCGCCGCGCGACGTGGATGGAATATGGAGGACGCGGCCCGCCGCATTCGCTACGAGGTGCTGGGCCGCGGTGCCCGTCAACATGGAGCAGAGGCGGTCCTGACCGCGCATACCCGCCGGGACCAGGCCGAAACGGTGCTGATGGAACTGCTGCGCGGAGAGGCAGCTCTGACCGGGATACCTTCGGTACGGGGCCGGGTCCGGCGGCCCTGGCTGGACGTTTCCCGAAGTGAGATCGAAGGCTATCTGGAGGCGCTTGGACAGGACTGGCGTGAGGACCCCACCAATGCCGACGTGACCTATACCCGGGCGTGGCTGCGTGCCGAGGTCATGCCTGTTCTTGCTGCGCGTTTTCCGGGAATCGAGGCGGCATTGGCCCGCGTGGCGAAGCTGTCTCAGCAGGACAACCAAGCCCTGAATGACTTGGCCGCAGCGCTGACCCCACACGGTCCACGCGAACAGCTTCCTCTCGCCGTGCTCCGGCGGCGTGTGGCGCAGGAGTTGAGGGCCGCCAGCCTTCCGTTCCACGCAGGGCACATTGATCAGCTGGCTCAGGCGCATCGGTCCGGCGAGACCAGACACGTCACATTGCCCGGGGGCCAGGACATCACAGTCACCGGCGGGGCGCTGCACCTTGGCGGGCATCTGTTTGCCTCGCCAGCGTTTTCATGGCCGGATGGCTGGACCCTGAGGAAGCGGCAAGCCGGTGACCGAATTCGTCTGCCGGGAGGAACCCGCAAACTCAGCGACCTCCTGACGGATCTGAAGGTGCCCCGGCAGCAGCGCGATCAGGTGCCGCTGCTGGTGTCCGGACAGGGTGTGGAGTGGATCGGGCTGGAGCCGAATATCTGGGCCGTGGGCGCACGTGAGGCGGCTGGTCAGAAGGCAGACCCGGTAGATACAGCCATGGGGGAAGCCCTGATGCTGGCCCATGAGGCGGCCCTGGCCCAGGAAGTCCCGGTGGGGGCTGTCGTTCTCGACCCTGCGGGGAGGGTCGTGGGGCGGGGATGCAATACCAGCCGTGTCGACGGAGACATGACGCGCCATGCCGAACTCGCGGCCCTGCGCGCAGCCGCTGCCGAACTGGGTACCCCGTATCTCAGTGGCTGCACGCTGGTCGTCACCCTTGAACCATGCCCGATGTGCCTGGGTGCGGCCCTCGAAGCGAGGGTAGGACGGATCGTGTACGGCGCGCGCAATCCCAGGGCAGGAGCACTGGGGGGGGTCTCGGACCTCCTGACCAGCAACTGGGGACATGTGCCAACCGTTACTGGAGGGGTGCGGGCCAAAGAGGCAGCACGGCTGCTGCGGGCCAGTTTTCAGGAACTCAGGCGACGCAAATCCGAGTCCGCAGATCTGTAG
- a CDS encoding OB-fold-containig protein, translating to MTAFFQTALTFPTVVWSVLFAFCVVYWMLASTGLLDSESVDGWLGMDSDHAGTAQSAGILGRIGLSGVPVMVMLVLLAFIGWLVTYLVHLLVLAYVPAPLRPVAGLVTLVGAAIPAVALTSVLLRPLRPLFAHLDPPEARSLIGRVGQVTTPQVTARSGMAALDDGGAGLLLQVRSQPPDEPVRGDRVVLLGYDPADNSYLVISEDRFNV from the coding sequence GTGACAGCATTTTTTCAGACGGCGCTGACGTTTCCGACGGTGGTCTGGAGTGTGCTGTTTGCCTTCTGCGTCGTGTACTGGATGCTGGCGTCGACTGGTCTTCTGGACAGTGAGAGTGTGGACGGCTGGCTCGGAATGGACTCGGATCACGCTGGGACGGCGCAGTCGGCTGGGATTCTTGGGCGCATCGGACTGAGCGGCGTGCCCGTCATGGTCATGCTGGTCCTGCTGGCCTTTATCGGCTGGCTGGTGACCTATCTGGTCCACCTGCTGGTCCTGGCCTACGTTCCGGCTCCCTTGCGACCTGTTGCTGGGCTGGTGACGCTTGTGGGCGCCGCGATCCCGGCTGTGGCATTGACCTCTGTCCTTCTGCGGCCCCTACGCCCTCTGTTTGCGCATCTGGACCCTCCTGAGGCGCGTTCCCTGATTGGCCGGGTGGGCCAGGTCACCACGCCGCAGGTCACGGCGCGCTCCGGCATGGCCGCCCTGGACGACGGCGGCGCGGGACTGCTCCTCCAGGTGAGGTCGCAGCCGCCGGACGAACCTGTCCGAGGCGACCGTGTCGTGCTGCTGGGCTACGACCCCGCCGACAACAGTTATCTGGTCATATCAGAAGACCGCTTCAACGTTTGA
- a CDS encoding flotillin family protein encodes MTMSILAPFLIGLGAFLIVVLGIIGIIKAFYLKVEQGTALIVNDLSAKPKVRFTGALVIPVLYKAEVMHISLITLQVDRRGKEGLICRDNIRADIAVAYYLRVNETTEDVLKVAKSIGASRASDRKAVDELFNAKFSEALKTVGKKFDFIELFEKREEFRDAVISVIGRDLNGYVLEDVAIDYLEQTPKALLDQNNIMDAEGIRKITELTATQNVVTNELEQNERLAVTKKNVETRESTLALERQQAEAEARQRREIETIQAREEAETEKVKEEQRLLAEQARIDTDEKVEIREQERRRQVEIAEQNRLRAVAIEAERVARATRMEAVTTDREVKLQEVERDKVVEQGVMDVANITRERIAIDKTVAQEEERINEVRVVSAADRAKQVRVLNAEAEAQETLVKEIKGAEAAEVAAKHRAVELTTIAQAEFDAASRQADAKKILADATRVEKAAPGLAEALVQEASASAIEKIGAAEARVIEAKAEASYKQGHADARVLAERLAAEAEGEARMGQARASVTEAIGSAEASAVGKKMTAEAEGLSAKFGAMDQMSQEARNHEEFRMALETSLEQSLATIEAEKMVSKENAEVISSALRNARIDLVGGEGGMFEALSRAVSLGKSVEGFTAKSPLVQNLMQRFLGVNATPPSAQHSAARHAAHEPKVDADPAWHGG; translated from the coding sequence ATGACCATGTCGATTCTTGCCCCATTTCTGATTGGCCTCGGCGCATTTTTGATTGTCGTTCTCGGTATAATCGGCATTATCAAGGCTTTTTACCTGAAGGTCGAGCAAGGGACTGCCCTGATCGTCAACGACCTGAGTGCCAAGCCGAAAGTTCGTTTTACGGGCGCCCTGGTGATCCCGGTGCTGTACAAGGCAGAAGTCATGCACATCAGCCTGATTACCCTGCAGGTCGACAGGCGCGGTAAGGAAGGCCTGATCTGCCGGGACAATATCCGTGCGGATATCGCTGTAGCGTACTACCTGCGTGTCAACGAGACCACCGAGGACGTCCTGAAGGTGGCCAAGTCCATCGGTGCAAGCCGGGCTTCGGACCGCAAGGCAGTGGACGAACTGTTCAATGCCAAGTTCTCCGAGGCCCTGAAAACGGTCGGGAAGAAATTTGACTTTATCGAGCTCTTTGAAAAGCGCGAGGAATTCCGCGACGCGGTGATCAGTGTGATCGGCCGCGACCTGAACGGGTATGTGCTGGAGGACGTAGCCATCGATTACCTGGAGCAGACGCCCAAGGCACTGCTGGACCAGAACAACATCATGGACGCCGAGGGCATCCGCAAGATCACCGAGCTGACCGCCACGCAGAACGTGGTCACCAACGAACTGGAGCAGAACGAGCGCCTGGCTGTCACCAAGAAGAACGTGGAAACCCGCGAGTCCACGCTGGCCCTGGAGCGTCAGCAGGCGGAAGCCGAAGCCCGGCAGAGGCGCGAGATCGAGACCATTCAGGCCCGCGAGGAAGCCGAGACCGAGAAGGTCAAGGAAGAGCAGCGCCTGCTGGCCGAGCAGGCCCGCATCGACACCGATGAGAAGGTCGAGATCCGCGAGCAGGAACGCCGCCGGCAGGTGGAAATCGCGGAGCAGAACCGGCTGCGTGCAGTGGCCATCGAGGCTGAGCGTGTGGCCCGCGCCACCCGGATGGAAGCTGTGACCACCGACCGCGAAGTCAAGCTTCAGGAGGTCGAACGCGACAAGGTGGTCGAGCAGGGCGTCATGGACGTGGCCAATATCACCCGGGAACGCATTGCGATTGACAAAACCGTGGCTCAGGAAGAGGAGCGCATCAACGAGGTGCGCGTGGTGTCTGCGGCTGACCGGGCCAAGCAGGTCCGGGTGCTCAACGCCGAGGCCGAGGCGCAGGAAACCCTGGTCAAGGAGATCAAGGGCGCAGAAGCAGCCGAAGTGGCGGCGAAGCACCGTGCAGTGGAACTCACGACCATCGCTCAGGCCGAGTTCGACGCTGCCAGCCGTCAGGCAGACGCCAAGAAAATTCTGGCCGACGCCACCCGGGTGGAGAAGGCGGCACCGGGGCTGGCCGAGGCACTGGTGCAGGAAGCCAGCGCCAGCGCCATCGAGAAGATCGGTGCCGCCGAGGCCCGCGTGATCGAGGCCAAGGCTGAGGCCAGCTACAAGCAGGGCCACGCGGACGCCCGGGTGCTGGCCGAGCGTCTGGCGGCCGAAGCCGAGGGCGAGGCCCGGATGGGTCAGGCGCGCGCCAGTGTCACCGAAGCCATCGGCAGCGCCGAGGCCTCGGCTGTCGGGAAGAAGATGACGGCGGAAGCCGAAGGACTGAGCGCCAAGTTCGGAGCCATGGACCAGATGAGCCAGGAAGCGCGCAACCACGAGGAATTCCGCATGGCGCTGGAAACCAGCCTGGAGCAGTCACTGGCGACCATCGAGGCCGAGAAGATGGTCTCGAAGGAAAATGCGGAAGTCATTTCCAGCGCGCTGCGCAATGCCCGGATCGATCTGGTCGGGGGCGAGGGCGGCATGTTTGAGGCGCTGAGCCGCGCGGTCTCTCTAGGCAAGTCTGTCGAAGGCTTTACGGCCAAGAGCCCGCTGGTACAGAACCTGATGCAGCGCTTCCTTGGCGTCAACGCTACGCCCCCCTCAGCCCAGCATTCCGCTGCAAGACACGCCGCGCACGAACCCAAGGTGGACGCTGATCCGGCCTGGCATGGCGGATGA